From a region of the Kwoniella mangroviensis CBS 8507 chromosome 1 map unlocalized Ctg01, whole genome shotgun sequence genome:
- a CDS encoding calcium/proton exchanger: MTTPTQQRPDPASAPTPRPTSPSTQYHAALSPGRASSIRSFTTATEDEDYYDSQARPRSAVPGLQSLESTPKGGMGSQRGPPPTAFGSSFGSPNTTWGGFNNSNAGSMPRPSRVPRFLSSGTYQPPPKDGGGSMSRSTSRARPNLQHRDSAGVVKDKTKENDDEEEPEDRGAELIKKRQKERRQARLKKQHLELERRLAAEADGVTPLATPDLSAPTTGIPEETFSTQQNRGMMGRSISRSRAPSADRRRYPSEAGYFPRPSSVAGTETPRDGGLSPRDDFHLRAPSIHSSQADEEDEELLAAERASIVDEIVHDVVEEETGGEGHSDEEEEEEEGEHDDEGVTLRDRQDALNIEHPFGLPIWKPALYRKSRSVTRNAESALHSIPSAAAERHLLPGNILWILLFGWWIALACFFVAVLVSAAEVLGGGRGGYGKTLRGLAWYIGWPFGKYVEGEGAPEDDHEDSADDEEAGALRGRPDYGTWTSRSASSVSPTPKQRVASDGASSNFTIRNEPSRDSLGLHADLPDEPPVRPPPAPTSPAAASSSTIRGGNQGHDRHPTVTFSPNVKVRDEANERTALLNKQSSSTGGGSGFRRPRNKKAKFLGRLIYWPGFFLVVAPIMLFVCILCWFFVITIPMAKLTWALLRLLYYRPLEINFRSAPKVVVPLPSNSTPHGSPESADGSGSTTLREDGSPSGYTMKRAHLTAGQVAPTSGPTSTVLLCTYRAIGLQYYKYTVGGVNIMFINLLPLVFFVIIDGLFILPFVEKQEHHGQPISPFLKLITAQALIFVMALASVIPLSYFIGMAVASISAQSSIGMGAVINATFGSVIEIILYAIALIQGKGRLVEGSIVGSILAGVLLMPGVSMCSGAFRRKEQKFNAKSAGVTSTMLIMAIIGTLTPTMFYQTYGSFELHCEGCPEPVVHNNISVIPDMALAPLRKGDVWMCDHCYYEHPDPQNDPFYQEQVETLMYCCAGILLFSYLIGLWFSLRTHAAQIWQNPQQLMKSDQANAIQAMHPAVKATLTQRITPQAVMQHILPLHKSTTASPVQPSRSTQGSPKASISRLPSHLGINKPPSNATATVQEEQGDHGEGSGGRLTSSTFNLPAGYTPFLDSVDKDLKNSSNHLTPMRLPSTLTTEDFTRAVAVATVSALRHQGSIIGSGGSQVEESEEEEHGGHEAPSWTRGVSAGVLLGCTLLYAIIAEILVDVVDVVLQGSGIDEKFLGLTLFALVPNTTEFMNAMSFALNGNIALSMEIGSAYALQVCLLQIPAMVAFSALYQPDKMGDVVDTFTLIFPRWDVIAIILSIFLLTYNYIEARSNYHRGSILVLAYIVLIMGFYYAPARSQGDTSSDLVYGPESVRDLGSAGLSVALTKLWV; the protein is encoded by the exons ATGACTACCCCAACTCAGCAACGACCTGACCCTGCATCCGCTCCCACTCCTCGGCccacatcaccttctactcAGTATCATGCCGCCTTATCGCCCGGTCGAGCATCGTCCATACGGTCGTTCACCACTGCgacagaggatgaagacTACTACGATTCGCAAGCCCGACCTCGATCTGCTGTTCCCGGCTTGCAGAGTCTAGAATCAACGCCCAAGGGAGGGATGGGCAGTCAGAGGGGTCCACCTCCTACTGCATTTGGGAGTAGTTTCGGATCACCCAATACTACTTGGGGAGGTTTCAATAATTCAAATGCGGGTAGTATGCCCCGACCATCTAGAGTACCGAGATTCCTTTCTAGTGGGAcctatcaacctcctccCAAAGACGGTGGAGGATCCATGTCCCGCTCTACATCTAGAGCTAGACCAAATCTTCAGCATCGAGATAGTGCTGGCGTAGTGAAAGACAAGACTAAGGAGAatgacgacgaggaagaacctgaagatcgAGGTGcggaattgatcaagaaaagaCAGAAGGAACGAAGACAAGCTAGATTGAAAAAACAACATTTAGAATTAGAAAGAAGATTAGCAGCTGAAGCTGACGGCGTCACACCACTCGCTACACCCGATTTGAGTGCTCCTACCACTGGTATACCCGAAGAAACTTTTTCAACCCAGCAGAATAGGGGAATGATGGGCAGATCGATTTCAAGATCCAGAGCACCAAGTGCAGATAGAAGGAGATACCCTAGTGAAGCTGGTTATTTCCCTAGACCATCTAGTGTAGCTGGGACGGAAACTCCCAGAGATGGTGGTCTCAGTCCAAGAGACGATTTCCATCTTAGAGCACCATCGATACATTCCAGTCAGGctgacgaggaagacgaagagcTCCTTGCGGCTGAAAGAGCAAGTATAGTGGATGAGATTGTACATGATGTCGTAGAGGAGGAGACCGGAGGAGAGGGTCACagcgatgaagaagaagaagaagaggagggtgaacatgatgacgaaggtgtCACATTGCGGGATAGACAAGAT GCACTCAACATCGAACACCCCTTCGGTCTGCCTATCTGGAAACCTGCTCTTTATCGAAAATCGCGTTCAGTCACTAGAAATGCCGAATCTGCCCTTCACTCCATCCCATCCGCCGCAGCCGAGAGACACTTGCTTCCCGGTAATATCCTCTGGATCCTGTTATTCGGCTGGTGGATCGCGCTAGCCTGCTTTTTCGTTGCTGTACTAGTGAGCGCCGCGGAAGTGCTAGGTggaggtcgaggtggatatggCAAGACCCTACGAGGTTTAGCGTGGTATATTGGTTGGCCATTCGGTAAATACGTAGAGGGTGAAGGCGCTCCCGAAGACGATCACGAAGACTCTgcagatgacgaggaagcCGGTGCGCTGAGAGGCAGACCCGACTACGGTACTTGGACCAGTCGATCTGCTTCTTCCGTCTCACCCACACCCAAGCAACGTGTCGCATCTGATGGTGCCTCGTCAAATTTCACCATCCGAAATGAGCCCAGTCGAGATTCTCTCGGTCTTCATGCTGATCTACCCGATGAACCTCCTGTGCGACCTCCTCCCGCACCTACTTCCCCCGCAGCAGCCTCTTCCAGCACCATCCGAGGTGGTAACCAGGGCCATGATAGACACCCGACCGTCACATTCTCTCCCAATGTCAAAGTACGAGATGAGGCCAATGAGCGAACTGCTCTCCTCAACAAACAATCATCAAGCActggaggaggatcaggtTTCCGTCGACCTCGAAACAAGAAAGCTAAATTCCTTGGTCGATTGATATACTGGCCTGGATTCTTCCTTGTCGTCGCGCCAATCATGCTCTTTGTCTGTATCTTATGCTGGTTTTTCGTCATCACTATTCCAATGGCCAAACTTACATGGGCGTTACTCAGATTACTCTACTACCGACCGTTGGAGATCAATTTCAGATCTGCACCCAAAGTGGTCGTACCTTTACCCAGCAATAGCACTCCCCACGGCTCACCCGAATCTGCCGATGGATCCGGATCGACTACGTTGCGAGAAGACGGTTCACCTTCTGGAtatacgatgaagagggCTCATTTGACTGCTGGTCAAGTCGCTCCTACCTCTGGACCAACGTCGACCGTATTGTTGTGTACCTACCGTGCGATTGGGTTACAATATTACAAGTATACTGTCGGAGGTGTCAATATCATGTTCATCAATCTACTTCCATTGGTGTTCTTCGTAATTATCGATGGACTATTCATCTTGCCTTTTGTGGAAAAGCAAGAGCATCATGGACAACCGATCTCGCCATTCTTGAAACTCATTACTGCCCAAGCATTAATATTCGTCATGGCCCTAGCATCTGTTATACCCCTTTCTTATTTTATTGGAATGGCCGTGGCGTCGATTTCAGCCCAGTCTTCGATTGGTATGGGAGCAGTCATCAATGCTACTTTCGGTTCGGTTATCGAAATTATCTTATATGCCATTGCGCTCATACAAGGTAAAGGAAGATTAGTAGAGGGATCGATAGTGGGAAGTATCTTAGCGGGTGTACTCCTCATGCCTGGAGTATCTATGTGTTCAGGAGCATTCAGAAGGAAAGAACAGAAATTTAATGCCAAATCGGCTGGGGTGACTAGTACGATGTTGATCATGGCTATTATTGGAACTTTGACGCCTACTATGTTTTATCAGACTTATGgatcg TTTGAACTTCACTGTGAAGGATGTCCTGAACCAGTCGTACATAACAATATCTCAGTTATACCCGATATGGCCCTGGCACCATTGAGAAAAGGCGATGTATGGATGTGCGACCATTGTTATTACGAGCATCCCGATCCACAGAATGATCCGTTCTATCAAGAACAGGTTGAAACGCTCATGTATTGCTGTGCTGGTATCCTGCTAttc TCCTACCTCATTGGATTGTGGTTCTCGCTTCGAACGCACGCTGCGCAGATCTGGCAGAACCCTCAACAACTCATGAAATCCGACCAAGCCAATGCGATCCAGGCTATGCATCCAGCTGTCAAGGCGACTTTGACTCAAAGGATCACCCCTCAAGCTGTCATGCAACACATCCTACCGTTGCATAAATCCACCACTGCGAGTCCCGTCCaaccatcaagatcaactcagGGATCGCCCAAAGCAAGTATCAGTAGACTGCCTAGTCATCTCGGGATCAATAAACCTCCTTCAAACGCGACTGCGACTGTacaggaagaacaaggtgatcaTGGCGAAGGCAGCGGAGGAAGGTTAACATCAAGTACATTCAACTTGCCTGCTGGATATACACCATTCTTAGATTCGGTTGATAAAGATTTGAAGAACTCTTCAAACCATCTTACACCTATGAGATTACCTTCTACTCTCACTACGGAAGATTTCACGAGAGCCGTCGCGGTAGCTACGGTCAGTGCTTTACGACATCAAGGATCAATTATCGGAAGTGGAGGATCACAAGTTG aagaaagtgaagaagaggaacatgGTGGGCATGAAGCTCCTTCCTGGACTAGGGGAGTATCGGCGGGTGTGTTGTTAGGATGCACACTGTTGTATGCGATTATAGCTG AAATCCTCGTGGACGTGGTCGATGTGGTACTTCAAGGATCAGGTATAGATGAAAAGTTCTTAGGATTGACCCTGTTTGCACTGGTACCGAATACGACGGAATTCATGAATGCCATGTCTTTCGCTTTGAATGGAAATATCGCCTTATC GATGGAAATTGGTTCTGCATACGCATTGCAAGTTTGTCTACTTCAGATACCAGCTATGGTAGCTTTCTCGGCTTTGTACCAACCTGACAAAATGGGTGATGTTGTGGATACCTTTAC GTTGATTTTCCCACGATGGGATGTTATAGCTATCATCTTATCTATTTTCTTATTGACTTATAACTATATCGAAGCTAGGAGCAATTATCATAGAGGATCGATATTGGTCTTGGC GTATATCGTTCTCATCATGGGATTCTATTACGCCCCTGCTAGATCACAGGGTGATACGTCCAGTGATTTGGTTTATGGGCCGGAGAGTGTGAGGGATCTGGGAAGTGCTGGTCTGAGTGTGGCTCTTACCAAACTTTGGGTGTAG